A region from the Tahibacter amnicola genome encodes:
- the dsbD gene encoding protein-disulfide reductase DsbD: protein MSHRISRFLAGLAAFLGMGSATAQSDDLLLPVEKAFALTATAPTRDTVRLDWKVADGYYLYRSRIKTKAASPAVTLGTLDLAPGEKKHDEFLGDVEVYHGSATATQSFTLADPAADTVEFMLSIQGCHELDPKICYPPSNTKVSLRLPPVTATTAAALREPAPAPVETLPVAAPAASTSLKDALGQIGGKAIATPADPAEGEAGLPLPPEQAFRFEAIASSPTELLARWTMPKGYYLYRDKTQLTVKGDAGIQLGAPRWPEGKLHKDEKFGMVTVFFDQVELPIPLILPKPGGAVMTLEASFQGCEDNGVCYPVMTRTVSIDLPAATAEQVAASQKTPVASTDAAGEQSEEQVLAARLSSDRLMTLLWFFGFGLLLAFTPCVFPMLPILSGIIAGAGENVSTKRALVLSLVYVLASTAIFTIAGVVAGLVGANLQAVFQKPWILWSFAGLFVALSLSMFGFYELQLPSSWQSRIATVSNRQQGGSLIGVAIMGVLSALIVGPCVAPPLAAAVLYISQTRDPFFGGLALFVLSLGMGAPLVVAGTAAGRFLPRAGAWMDAVKSVFGVSFLALAIWMLSRILDPTWIMLMSGALAIACAVFLGALERLPEHASGWRTLWKSLGVLLLIFGAAQLVGVAAGSRDLLQPLKGLGGGGAPVEEKGLPFRTIKSVDDLDRELAAGKTVMLDFYADWCVACKEMEHLTFTEPSVHQALSGITLLKADVTANDDVDQALMKRFGLVGPPATLFFDASGQEVRPRRLIGFEAADKFVARVQQVPRG from the coding sequence ATGAGTCACCGAATTTCCCGCTTCCTGGCCGGACTGGCCGCTTTCCTCGGGATGGGCAGCGCGACAGCCCAGTCGGATGACCTGCTCCTGCCGGTGGAGAAAGCCTTCGCGCTGACCGCCACCGCACCCACCCGGGATACCGTCCGCCTCGACTGGAAAGTCGCGGACGGCTATTACCTCTACCGCTCGCGCATCAAGACGAAGGCAGCCAGCCCGGCAGTGACCCTGGGGACGCTGGACCTCGCCCCGGGCGAGAAGAAGCACGATGAGTTCCTGGGCGATGTGGAGGTCTACCACGGCAGCGCCACCGCCACGCAGTCGTTCACCCTGGCCGATCCTGCCGCCGACACGGTCGAGTTCATGCTCTCCATCCAGGGCTGCCACGAACTGGACCCGAAGATCTGCTACCCCCCGTCGAACACCAAGGTGAGCCTGCGCCTGCCGCCGGTCACCGCCACGACCGCAGCGGCGCTGCGCGAGCCGGCCCCGGCCCCGGTGGAAACCCTGCCGGTTGCCGCACCGGCCGCCTCGACTTCGCTCAAGGACGCACTCGGCCAGATCGGTGGCAAGGCCATTGCCACACCGGCCGACCCGGCGGAAGGCGAGGCCGGCCTGCCGCTGCCGCCGGAGCAGGCCTTCCGTTTCGAAGCCATTGCCAGCAGCCCGACCGAGCTGCTGGCCCGCTGGACCATGCCCAAGGGCTACTACCTCTATCGCGACAAGACACAGCTGACGGTCAAGGGTGATGCCGGCATCCAGCTCGGCGCACCGCGCTGGCCCGAGGGCAAGCTGCACAAGGACGAAAAGTTCGGCATGGTCACGGTGTTCTTCGACCAGGTCGAGCTGCCGATTCCCTTGATCCTGCCCAAGCCCGGCGGCGCCGTGATGACGCTCGAGGCCAGCTTCCAGGGCTGCGAGGACAACGGCGTGTGCTATCCCGTGATGACCCGCACTGTCTCTATCGACTTGCCGGCGGCAACCGCCGAGCAGGTGGCGGCTTCGCAGAAGACCCCGGTCGCGAGCACTGATGCCGCGGGCGAACAGTCGGAAGAACAGGTCCTTGCCGCGCGCCTTTCCAGCGACCGGCTGATGACCCTGCTCTGGTTCTTCGGATTCGGCCTGCTGCTGGCGTTCACACCGTGTGTCTTTCCGATGCTGCCGATCCTCTCGGGCATCATCGCCGGCGCCGGCGAGAACGTCTCCACGAAACGGGCCCTGGTGCTGTCGCTGGTGTATGTACTGGCGTCCACGGCGATCTTCACCATCGCAGGCGTCGTGGCCGGGCTGGTCGGCGCCAATCTGCAGGCCGTGTTCCAGAAGCCCTGGATCCTGTGGAGTTTCGCCGGTCTTTTCGTCGCGCTGTCGCTGTCGATGTTCGGCTTCTACGAACTGCAGCTGCCCTCGTCGTGGCAGAGCCGCATTGCGACGGTCAGCAATCGCCAGCAGGGCGGATCGCTCATCGGCGTGGCCATCATGGGCGTGCTGTCGGCCCTGATCGTGGGCCCCTGCGTCGCGCCGCCGCTGGCTGCGGCCGTGCTGTACATCAGCCAGACGCGCGACCCGTTCTTCGGCGGCCTGGCCCTGTTCGTCCTTTCGCTGGGCATGGGCGCACCCCTGGTGGTCGCCGGCACGGCGGCCGGCCGCTTCCTGCCGCGCGCCGGCGCGTGGATGGACGCGGTCAAGTCCGTGTTCGGCGTGAGTTTCCTGGCCCTGGCCATCTGGATGCTGTCGCGCATCCTCGATCCGACCTGGATCATGCTGATGAGCGGCGCACTGGCGATCGCCTGCGCCGTGTTCCTGGGCGCACTGGAACGCCTGCCGGAACACGCTTCGGGCTGGCGCACGCTGTGGAAGAGCCTGGGCGTGCTGCTGCTGATCTTCGGTGCTGCGCAACTGGTCGGCGTGGCCGCCGGATCGCGCGACCTGCTGCAGCCGCTCAAGGGGCTGGGCGGCGGCGGCGCGCCGGTGGAAGAGAAGGGGCTGCCCTTCCGCACCATCAAGAGCGTCGACGACCTCGACCGCGAACTCGCCGCCGGCAAGACGGTGATGCTCGACTTCTATGCCGACTGGTGCGTCGCGTGCAAGGAAATGGAACACCTCACCTTTACCGAGCCGTCCGTGCACCAGGCGCTTTCCGGCATCACCCTGCTCAAGGCTGACGTCACTGCCAACGACGACGTCGACCAGGCGCTGATGAAGCGCTTCGGCCTGGTCGGCCCGCCGGCCACGCTGTTCTTCGATGCGAGTGGCCAGGAAGTCCGCCCGCGACGCCTGATCGGCTTCGAGGCCGCAGACAAGTTCGTCGCCCGCGTGCAGCAGGTGCCGCGCGGATGA
- the cutA gene encoding divalent-cation tolerance protein CutA — translation MSVLIAYCTVPDAETAGRIAGQLVQERLAACVNSLPGVASTYVWEGRLCRDAEHLLLIKTTRDQLPALTARLVALHPYELPEVIAVDVAAGNPAYLDWVARSVGPAPP, via the coding sequence ATGTCAGTCCTGATCGCCTATTGCACCGTGCCCGATGCGGAAACGGCCGGCCGGATCGCCGGCCAGCTTGTCCAGGAGCGGCTGGCCGCATGCGTCAACAGCCTGCCGGGCGTGGCGTCCACCTACGTCTGGGAGGGCCGCCTGTGCCGGGATGCCGAGCACCTGCTGCTCATCAAGACGACCCGCGACCAGCTGCCGGCCCTGACCGCCCGTCTGGTGGCGCTGCATCCCTATGAACTCCCCGAGGTCATCGCGGTCGATGTCGCCGCTGGCAATCCGGCCTACCTGGACTGGGTGGCACGATCCGTCGGCCCCGCGCCGCCATGA
- the groES gene encoding co-chaperone GroES produces the protein MKLRPLHDRVIIKRMEEERISAGGIVIPDSATEKPIRGEVVAAGTGKILEDGKVRPIAVKSGDKVLFGKYSGTEVKVDGEELLVMREEDIMAVIEA, from the coding sequence ATGAAGCTTCGTCCCCTGCACGACCGCGTGATCATCAAGCGCATGGAAGAAGAGCGCATCTCCGCCGGCGGCATCGTGATTCCGGACAGCGCCACCGAGAAGCCCATCCGCGGTGAAGTCGTGGCGGCCGGCACCGGCAAGATCCTCGAAGACGGCAAGGTCCGTCCGATCGCCGTGAAGTCGGGCGACAAGGTCCTGTTCGGCAAGTACAGCGGCACTGAAGTGAAGGTCGATGGCGAGGAACTGCTCGTCATGCGCGAAGAAGACATCATGGCGGTGATCGAAGCCTGA
- the groL gene encoding chaperonin GroEL (60 kDa chaperone family; promotes refolding of misfolded polypeptides especially under stressful conditions; forms two stacked rings of heptamers to form a barrel-shaped 14mer; ends can be capped by GroES; misfolded proteins enter the barrel where they are refolded when GroES binds), translating into MAAKEIRFSEDARARMVRGVNVLANAVKATLGPKGRNVVLEKSFGAPTITKDGVSVAKEIELADKFENMGAQMVKEVASKTSDVAGDGTTTATVLAQALIREGMKAVAAGMNPMDLKRGIDKAVHAAVAELKSLSKPTADDKAIAQVGTISANSDANIGEIIAEAMKKVGKEGVITVEEGSGLENELDVVEGMQFDRGYLSPYFINNQQSMQAELDDPFILLHDKKISNVRELLPVLEGVAKAGKPLLIVAEEVEGEALATLVVNTIRGIVKVCAVKAPGFGDRRKAMLEDMAVLTGGTVISEEVGLQLEKATIKDLGRAKKIVVSKENSTIIDGAGDGDAIQARIKQIKAQIEETSSDYDREKLQERVAKLAGGVAVIKVGAATEVEMKEKKARVEDALHATRAAVEEGVVPGGGVALLRALQSLTSLKGDNEDQNHGINIAKRAMEAPLREIVSNCGDEPSVVLNKVLEGKGNFGYNAATGEYGDMIAFGILDPTKVTRSALQNAASIAGLMITTEAMVAEAPKKDAPAAGGHDHGGGMGGMGGMDF; encoded by the coding sequence ATGGCAGCCAAAGAAATCCGTTTTAGCGAAGACGCCCGCGCCCGCATGGTCCGTGGCGTGAATGTCCTGGCCAACGCCGTCAAGGCGACGCTGGGTCCGAAGGGCCGCAACGTCGTGCTCGAGAAGAGCTTCGGCGCCCCGACGATCACCAAGGACGGCGTGTCCGTTGCCAAGGAGATCGAACTGGCCGACAAGTTCGAGAACATGGGCGCCCAGATGGTGAAGGAAGTCGCCTCCAAGACCTCCGACGTCGCTGGCGACGGCACCACCACCGCCACCGTGCTGGCCCAGGCGCTGATCCGCGAAGGCATGAAGGCCGTCGCCGCCGGCATGAACCCGATGGACCTCAAGCGCGGTATCGACAAGGCCGTGCACGCCGCCGTCGCCGAGCTGAAGTCGCTCTCCAAGCCCACCGCTGACGACAAGGCGATCGCCCAGGTCGGCACGATCTCGGCCAACTCCGACGCCAACATCGGCGAAATCATCGCCGAAGCGATGAAGAAGGTCGGCAAGGAAGGCGTGATCACCGTCGAGGAAGGCTCGGGCCTGGAAAACGAACTCGACGTCGTCGAAGGCATGCAGTTCGACCGCGGCTACCTCTCGCCGTACTTCATCAACAACCAGCAGTCGATGCAGGCCGAGCTGGATGATCCGTTCATCCTGCTGCACGACAAGAAGATCTCCAACGTGCGCGAACTGCTGCCGGTGCTTGAAGGCGTCGCCAAGGCCGGCAAGCCGCTGCTGATCGTCGCCGAGGAAGTCGAAGGCGAAGCGCTGGCCACCCTCGTGGTCAACACCATCCGTGGCATCGTCAAGGTCTGCGCCGTGAAGGCCCCGGGCTTCGGCGACCGTCGCAAGGCGATGCTCGAAGACATGGCCGTCCTCACCGGCGGTACCGTGATCTCCGAAGAAGTCGGCCTGCAGCTGGAAAAGGCCACGATCAAGGATCTGGGCCGCGCCAAGAAGATCGTCGTCTCGAAGGAAAACTCCACCATCATCGACGGCGCCGGCGACGGTGACGCGATCCAGGCCCGCATCAAGCAGATCAAGGCCCAGATCGAGGAAACCTCGTCCGACTACGACCGTGAAAAGCTGCAGGAACGCGTGGCGAAGCTCGCCGGCGGCGTTGCGGTGATCAAGGTCGGTGCGGCCACCGAAGTCGAAATGAAGGAAAAGAAGGCCCGCGTTGAAGACGCCCTGCACGCCACCCGTGCGGCCGTCGAGGAAGGCGTGGTCCCGGGCGGCGGCGTGGCCCTGCTGCGCGCGCTGCAGTCGCTCACCAGCCTCAAGGGTGACAACGAAGACCAGAACCACGGCATCAACATCGCCAAGCGCGCGATGGAAGCGCCGCTGCGCGAAATCGTCTCCAACTGCGGCGACGAGCCGTCGGTGGTGCTGAACAAGGTCCTGGAAGGCAAGGGCAACTTCGGCTACAACGCCGCGACCGGCGAATACGGCGACATGATCGCTTTCGGCATCCTGGACCCGACCAAGGTCACGCGTTCTGCCCTGCAGAACGCCGCCTCGATCGCCGGCCTCATGATCACGACCGAAGCCATGGTCGCCGAGGCCCCGAAGAAGGACGCTCCGGCCGCCGGCGGCCATGACCACGGCGGTGGCATGGGCGGCATGGGTGGTATGGACTTCTGA
- a CDS encoding helix-turn-helix domain-containing protein, which translates to MKSEITNLPASARRHARRGTLPALQTLADQIRQARTATGLTQDQLSLVSGVSRDTVIALENARPGVSLGNLVSVLGVLGLAIRLQGTR; encoded by the coding sequence ATGAAGTCGGAAATAACCAACTTGCCTGCCAGCGCCCGTCGCCATGCGCGGCGCGGAACGCTGCCGGCGCTGCAGACGCTCGCGGATCAGATCCGACAGGCACGGACCGCTACCGGTCTCACGCAGGACCAGCTGTCGCTGGTGAGTGGCGTGAGCCGTGACACCGTCATCGCACTGGAGAATGCCCGCCCCGGTGTTTCTCTAGGCAACCTGGTCAGCGTTCTCGGTGTGCTCGGGCTCGCAATTCGGCTGCAAGGAACGCGCTGA
- a CDS encoding type II toxin-antitoxin system HipA family toxin — MLNVIHHGVRVGCLTTDGRELTFAYSAAWLDKADAFALMPTLPLREAPYRGDVVSSFFANLLPEGHTLEALCRLQRLPRGNIYRILEAFGDECAGAFEVVTSDNAIPPKAPHYLPYTKEALASDLSYSRDRVPLLQRHGELRLSLAGAQNKMPVFYRDGELFLPANGAPSNFILKPALQPERMFPDSVANEAVSLLLARAVGIPVPDAYVITDPEPFLLIQRYDRVERADGVVRLHQLDFCQLTGVLPEHKYEGDGGPGFKAVFDVIDRHSELPAVDRLQLVDWLLFNFVIGNADAHGKNVSLLCRPDGRWRLAPAYDLLSLTYWPQLSQNMAMAIGGEKRPAWIMTRHWHRLCDSIGLNVSQLRRRALALAESATRQLPGIVDSLGGVASPRLAESLHRTIEQRAGWLHVRLTTDAG; from the coding sequence ATGCTAAATGTCATTCATCACGGCGTCCGGGTGGGATGCCTGACAACGGACGGACGGGAGCTCACATTCGCGTACTCGGCTGCATGGCTCGACAAGGCAGATGCGTTCGCGCTCATGCCCACACTGCCATTGCGCGAAGCGCCCTATCGCGGTGACGTCGTCTCGAGCTTTTTTGCGAATCTGCTTCCCGAAGGACACACCTTGGAAGCGCTGTGCCGATTGCAGCGGCTGCCGCGCGGCAATATTTACCGCATCCTGGAAGCCTTTGGTGACGAGTGTGCAGGCGCATTCGAGGTGGTTACCTCCGACAACGCGATCCCTCCCAAGGCACCTCACTATCTGCCCTATACCAAGGAGGCATTGGCGAGCGACCTGTCGTACTCTCGGGACCGTGTTCCCCTGTTGCAGCGCCATGGCGAACTTCGCCTCTCGCTGGCTGGTGCGCAGAACAAGATGCCGGTGTTCTACCGCGATGGCGAACTGTTCCTGCCGGCAAACGGTGCGCCGTCCAATTTCATTCTCAAGCCGGCGTTGCAGCCTGAGCGGATGTTTCCCGATAGCGTTGCGAACGAGGCAGTCTCGTTGCTGCTGGCCCGCGCAGTCGGCATACCCGTTCCCGACGCGTACGTCATCACGGATCCCGAACCGTTCTTGCTTATCCAGCGCTACGACCGTGTGGAGAGGGCAGACGGTGTAGTAAGGCTTCACCAGTTGGATTTCTGCCAGCTGACAGGGGTGCTGCCGGAGCACAAATACGAAGGTGACGGGGGGCCCGGGTTCAAAGCCGTCTTTGATGTCATCGACCGGCACAGCGAACTGCCAGCAGTGGATCGGCTTCAACTAGTTGATTGGCTGCTGTTCAACTTTGTCATCGGCAACGCTGATGCGCATGGAAAGAACGTCTCGCTGCTGTGCCGGCCTGATGGCAGATGGCGACTGGCGCCCGCCTACGACTTGTTGTCCCTCACGTATTGGCCGCAGCTATCGCAGAACATGGCCATGGCTATCGGTGGTGAAAAGCGACCTGCCTGGATCATGACGCGACACTGGCATCGTCTTTGCGACAGTATCGGATTGAATGTCTCGCAGTTGCGCCGACGGGCGCTGGCGCTTGCCGAATCGGCAACGCGCCAACTGCCAGGGATCGTCGATTCACTGGGTGGAGTGGCTTCGCCGCGCCTTGCGGAATCACTGCACAGAACAATCGAACAGCGTGCAGGGTGGCTGCACGTGCGGCTGACCACCGATGCGGGCTAG